The following are encoded in a window of Senegalia massiliensis genomic DNA:
- a CDS encoding DUF3781 domain-containing protein, with translation MDSSLNLKGEYMTDQINDNNKNTLLILNLDKLNTTDLGVERIKRNLCLDVDDVVNWCRQRIQESNSSVVRKGKNWYIRIADCEITVNASSYTIITAHKLKNR, from the coding sequence ATGGATAGTAGTTTGAATTTGAAAGGAGAATATATGACAGACCAAATTAATGATAACAATAAAAACACACTGTTAATTTTGAACTTGGACAAATTGAATACAACTGACTTAGGGGTAGAACGAATTAAAAGAAATCTATGCTTAGATGTAGACGATGTTGTTAATTGGTGTAGACAAAGAATTCAAGAGTCGAATAGTAGCGTAGTTAGGAAAGGTAAAAATTGGTATATTCGAATAGCTGATTGTGAGATAACAGTTAATGCTTCTAGTTATACGATAATTACTGCTCATAAGTTAAAAAATAGATAA